One window of Dermacentor albipictus isolate Rhodes 1998 colony chromosome 9, USDA_Dalb.pri_finalv2, whole genome shotgun sequence genomic DNA carries:
- the LOC135908606 gene encoding uncharacterized protein, with product MVAFSAAWLQPVAVVCDSNPALQALVNSQRAGLTVVLLLAKLTALATAGIPISFRWLPSYVGVAGNEKADTYAKAGHHDVVLVTRAVAASDYMRHRLRCLHTSIHQDPRVASGRAPKPLPENGLSRRGRCTLLRLRTGCTWTAARLYAKGRATSPACKRCGDPETLEHLLCTCPSLAQERSRVINTYRRHGLPAATETDLLFTVYPQLPALRSLLEFISSTGIDTL from the coding sequence ATGGTTGCATTCTCGGCAGCTTGGCTGCAGCCGGTGGCGGTGGTGTGCGACTCCAATCCAGCGCTCCAGGCCCTCGTCAACTCACAGCGGGCAGGACTTACAGTGGTGCTGCTGCTTGCCAAGTTAACGGCTCTAGCCACCGCCGGAATCCCAATATCTTTCCGCTGGCTGCCCTCATATGTCGGGGTAGCCGGTAACGAGAAGGCGGATACCTACGCCAAAGCTGGCCATCATGATGTAGTCCTGGTTACCAGAGCGGTAGCAGCTTCGGACTACATGAGACATCGGCTACGGTGCCTGCACACCTCCATTCACCAGGACCCCCGAGTGGCTAGTGGCAGGGCCCCCAAGCCGCTTCCAGAGAACGGCCTCTCCAGAAGAGGCCGTTGCACACTCCTGCGCTTGCGGACTGGCTGCACCTGGACTGCGGCCCGGCTGTACGCCAAGGGCCGCGCCACGTCACCTGCCTGCAAGAGATGCGGGGaccccgagactctggagcaccttctctgtaCCTGCCCTTCCTTGGCGCAAGAACGCTCCAGAGTGATCAACAcctacagacgccacggccttccagcggccacagagactgacctgctgttcACGGTGTATCCACAGCTCCCTGCactgcgaagcctgctggagtttataagttccacgggaatagacacattataa